From Alteribacter lacisalsi, a single genomic window includes:
- a CDS encoding DJ-1/PfpI family protein — protein sequence MMKQYKVGIFLFDDVEVLDFAGPFEVFSVTRLDDEEHPFDVKTVSEDGGLLRARNGLRVQPDYSFDDAPEDFDIFIVPGGLGATQQVVHNDRALSWLRERREKTPTLASVCTGSYVLAEAGLLNGHRATTHWAYFDEFEHKYPGTALVRDVKFVDEGALLTSGGISAGINMSFHLVARLLGTGVARKTARRMEYDIEI from the coding sequence ATAATGAAGCAGTATAAGGTAGGGATCTTTCTATTTGATGATGTGGAGGTGCTCGATTTTGCCGGGCCGTTTGAGGTGTTTTCCGTCACGAGGCTCGACGATGAGGAGCATCCGTTCGATGTGAAGACTGTTTCTGAGGACGGCGGGCTGTTACGTGCGAGAAACGGCCTCCGCGTGCAGCCGGACTACAGCTTTGACGATGCGCCTGAGGACTTTGATATTTTTATCGTGCCTGGCGGGCTCGGAGCGACGCAGCAGGTGGTCCATAACGACCGAGCGCTCAGTTGGCTCCGCGAGCGCCGGGAGAAGACCCCGACGCTGGCGTCAGTCTGCACCGGCTCGTACGTGCTCGCGGAAGCAGGACTTCTTAACGGCCACCGGGCGACCACACACTGGGCGTATTTCGATGAGTTTGAGCATAAGTATCCAGGCACGGCTCTTGTGCGTGATGTGAAATTTGTGGATGAGGGGGCGCTCCTCACGTCCGGCGGCATTTCCGCAGGGATCAACATGTCGTTTCATCTGGTCGCAAGGCTCCTTGGAACCGGAGTGGCGAGGAAAACGGCCAGGCGGATGGAATATGATATTGAGATTTAA
- a CDS encoding MDR family MFS transporter: MAKIPHKWLVLFSVLLGTFTIILNNSMMNPAVPQFMNVFDADAVATGWVITIFMVTMGITMPLTGYLGDKVGKKNLYLFGVGLFILGSVLGSFSWNLSSLIAFRGLQGVGGGFIMPLSLVFIFEVFPKKERGMAMGVWGVAAMMAPTIGPTLGGVIIELGTWQWLFLCNIPTGVLGFLFSAYFLDKSKPNTQITFDAKGFITVTLGVGAVLLALGRINELAHLTDPFNITLIVVGLLSLIVFVRIENRTEQPLLDLSIFKVKAYAISVWIAIISSISLFGGIFLIPLLVQNVYGYGAIMTGLVFLPSALFMGLCMTIGGRILDRRGPTGVVTVGLTVSFIGTAAFGFISMETALWMLFFLNAVRGIGMGFSMMPSTTTGMNAIPETMISRGSAMNNVLRQMSSALGVVFMSVYFEVRRAQVMAANGMTVEESSLQAITEGFLVISVLMLISIPAGWFLGREAKKQEEAELRKEAEAKKA, from the coding sequence GTGGCAAAAATACCGCATAAGTGGCTTGTCCTCTTTTCCGTCCTGCTCGGGACGTTTACGATTATACTCAACAACAGCATGATGAACCCTGCGGTGCCGCAGTTTATGAACGTGTTCGATGCGGACGCGGTCGCCACCGGCTGGGTGATCACGATTTTCATGGTTACAATGGGGATTACGATGCCCCTCACCGGCTATCTCGGTGATAAAGTCGGCAAAAAGAACCTGTACCTCTTTGGTGTAGGGCTTTTTATCCTCGGCTCCGTTCTGGGCTCGTTCTCCTGGAACCTCTCCTCCCTGATCGCGTTCCGCGGTCTGCAGGGCGTGGGTGGCGGCTTCATTATGCCGCTCTCTCTCGTCTTCATTTTTGAAGTGTTCCCTAAAAAAGAACGGGGCATGGCGATGGGGGTCTGGGGCGTGGCCGCCATGATGGCGCCGACGATCGGACCGACGCTCGGCGGTGTGATCATAGAACTGGGCACGTGGCAGTGGCTGTTTCTGTGCAACATTCCGACCGGTGTGCTCGGCTTCCTGTTTTCCGCCTACTTCCTTGATAAAAGCAAGCCGAATACACAGATCACCTTCGATGCAAAAGGGTTCATCACCGTGACCCTCGGAGTCGGTGCGGTGCTCCTCGCCCTTGGGCGGATCAACGAGCTGGCTCATCTGACCGACCCGTTCAACATTACCCTGATCGTAGTCGGTCTGCTCTCGCTCATCGTGTTTGTCAGGATCGAAAACCGGACGGAGCAGCCGCTTCTCGACCTGTCGATTTTCAAGGTGAAGGCGTATGCGATCAGCGTATGGATTGCGATCATCAGCTCGATCAGCCTGTTTGGCGGGATTTTCCTCATCCCGCTCCTCGTGCAGAACGTGTACGGCTACGGCGCCATTATGACCGGACTTGTGTTTCTGCCGTCCGCCCTGTTTATGGGGCTCTGTATGACGATCGGCGGCCGGATTCTCGACCGCCGCGGCCCGACAGGCGTCGTAACGGTCGGGCTGACGGTCAGTTTTATCGGTACAGCCGCGTTCGGCTTCATTTCTATGGAAACCGCGCTCTGGATGCTGTTCTTCCTGAACGCTGTCCGCGGTATCGGCATGGGCTTCAGCATGATGCCGTCGACCACCACCGGGATGAACGCGATTCCCGAAACGATGATCTCACGCGGCTCTGCCATGAACAACGTACTCCGTCAGATGAGCTCGGCGCTAGGCGTCGTATTCATGAGTGTGTACTTTGAAGTACGCCGCGCCCAGGTGATGGCGGCAAACGGAATGACGGTGGAAGAAAGCAGCCTGCAGGCGATCACCGAAGGCTTTCTCGTCATCTCCGTCCTCATGCTCATCTCCATTCCTGCAGGCTGGTTCCTCGGCCGGGAGGCAAAAAAGCAGGAAGAAGCTGAATTACGAAAAGAAGCAGAAGCGAAAAAAGCCTAA
- a CDS encoding CPBP family intramembrane glutamic endopeptidase gives MTKRYWLILIAFILVQLSPVVIIPFLAGGDLTQAEVLGYSILISFSIGTLVIGYLGWSSLKKDGDFDLRSKSPAGFTILWSVIGIFMAFAAQIVANLIQINLFGTEPGSENTEQIVEMALAVPLMAFAVAIFAPIMEEIVFRQVIFGALYRKWGFWVGALGSGFLFAVVHTDFENLMVYLIMGIVFSYLYVKTKRIIVPIIAHAGINGFVMLVQVVFREEIERIMELQEQQAVDLQAILLFIGGLM, from the coding sequence GTGACGAAGCGGTATTGGCTCATTCTGATTGCGTTTATTCTCGTGCAGCTGTCGCCGGTGGTGATTATTCCGTTCCTTGCGGGTGGGGATCTCACTCAGGCTGAGGTGTTAGGGTATTCGATTTTGATTTCGTTCTCGATCGGTACGCTGGTGATTGGTTACCTGGGCTGGTCGAGTCTTAAAAAGGATGGGGATTTTGATCTCCGGAGCAAGTCGCCGGCTGGTTTTACGATTCTGTGGTCGGTGATTGGAATTTTTATGGCGTTCGCGGCGCAGATTGTGGCGAATCTGATTCAGATTAATCTGTTCGGCACGGAGCCGGGCTCTGAGAATACAGAACAGATTGTGGAGATGGCGCTTGCGGTGCCTTTGATGGCTTTTGCGGTGGCGATTTTTGCGCCTATTATGGAAGAGATTGTGTTCCGCCAGGTGATTTTCGGGGCGCTGTACCGGAAATGGGGTTTCTGGGTCGGGGCGCTTGGAAGTGGCTTTCTGTTCGCTGTGGTGCACACGGATTTTGAGAATCTGATGGTGTATCTGATTATGGGGATTGTATTTTCGTATCTTTATGTGAAGACGAAGCGCATTATTGTGCCGATCATTGCCCATGCTGGTATTAATGGGTTTGTGATGCTCGTGCAGGTTGTCTTCCGTGAGGAAATCGAGCGAATAATGGAACTTCAGGAGCAGCAGGCGGTTGACCTGCAGGCGATACTCCTGTTTATTGGAGGCTTAATGTAA
- the groL gene encoding chaperonin GroEL (60 kDa chaperone family; promotes refolding of misfolded polypeptides especially under stressful conditions; forms two stacked rings of heptamers to form a barrel-shaped 14mer; ends can be capped by GroES; misfolded proteins enter the barrel where they are refolded when GroES binds) has product MAKEIKFSEDARRAMKRGVDALADAVKVTLGPKGRNVVLEKKFGSPLITNDGVTIAKEIELTDNFENMGAKLVSEVASKTNDIAGDGTTTATVLAQAMIAEGLKNVTSGANPMVIRKGIEKATRVAVEELKSISNPIESKESIAQVASISAADEEVGQLIAEAMERVGNDGVITVEESKGFSTELEVVEGMQFDRGYASPYMVTDSDKMEAVLEDPYILITDKKIGNIQEVLPVLEQVVQQGKPILIIAEDVEGEALATLVVNKLRGTFNAVAVKAPGFGDRRKAMLEDIATLTGGEVITEDLGLDLKSANITQLGRASKVVVSKDNTTVVDGAGDAAEIASRVNQIKGQLEETTSEFDKEKLQERLAKLAGGVAVVKVGAATETELKERKLRIEDALNSTRAAVEEGIVSGGGTALINVINAVRNVETNGDEATGVNIVLRALEEPVRQIAHNAGLEGSIIVERLKNEEVGIGFNAATGDYVNMVEAGIVDPTKVTRSALQNAASVAAMFLTTEAVVADLPEEEGAGGGGMPDMGGMGGMGGMM; this is encoded by the coding sequence ATGGCTAAAGAGATTAAGTTCAGTGAAGACGCTCGCCGCGCGATGAAGCGCGGAGTTGACGCACTTGCAGATGCGGTAAAAGTAACACTCGGGCCAAAAGGCCGTAACGTTGTACTTGAAAAGAAATTCGGTTCTCCACTAATCACAAACGACGGTGTAACCATCGCGAAGGAAATCGAACTTACTGACAACTTCGAAAACATGGGCGCCAAGCTCGTATCCGAAGTAGCAAGCAAAACTAACGACATCGCCGGTGACGGTACGACGACTGCGACTGTTCTTGCACAGGCTATGATCGCAGAAGGTCTTAAAAACGTTACATCCGGTGCCAACCCAATGGTCATCCGCAAAGGGATTGAGAAAGCGACAAGAGTTGCTGTTGAAGAGCTTAAGTCCATCTCCAACCCGATCGAAAGCAAAGAGTCCATCGCTCAGGTAGCTTCCATTTCTGCCGCTGACGAAGAAGTCGGCCAGCTGATCGCAGAAGCAATGGAGCGCGTAGGTAACGACGGCGTTATCACAGTTGAAGAGTCCAAAGGCTTCTCAACAGAGCTTGAAGTGGTTGAAGGTATGCAGTTTGACCGCGGATACGCGTCTCCATACATGGTGACGGATTCCGATAAGATGGAAGCGGTTCTTGAAGATCCGTACATCCTGATCACTGACAAGAAGATCGGCAACATCCAGGAAGTACTTCCTGTTCTTGAGCAGGTTGTTCAGCAGGGTAAACCGATCCTCATCATCGCTGAGGACGTTGAAGGTGAAGCGCTCGCGACACTCGTAGTAAACAAACTACGCGGAACGTTCAACGCTGTTGCTGTTAAAGCACCTGGATTCGGCGACCGTCGTAAAGCGATGCTTGAAGATATCGCGACACTTACTGGCGGTGAAGTGATCACGGAAGACCTCGGTCTTGACCTTAAATCTGCCAACATCACGCAGCTTGGACGCGCGTCCAAAGTTGTTGTATCCAAAGACAACACAACGGTTGTTGACGGAGCAGGCGACGCAGCTGAAATCGCAAGCCGCGTAAACCAGATCAAAGGCCAGCTCGAAGAAACAACGTCCGAGTTCGATAAAGAAAAACTTCAGGAGCGTCTTGCCAAACTTGCCGGCGGTGTAGCCGTGGTTAAAGTTGGTGCCGCAACTGAAACAGAACTCAAAGAGCGCAAGCTTCGCATCGAAGACGCCCTCAACTCTACTCGCGCAGCAGTAGAAGAAGGCATCGTATCCGGGGGTGGTACAGCTCTCATTAACGTGATCAACGCTGTCCGTAACGTTGAAACAAACGGCGACGAAGCAACTGGTGTCAACATCGTACTCCGCGCACTCGAAGAGCCGGTACGCCAGATCGCGCACAACGCCGGTCTTGAAGGCTCCATCATCGTTGAGCGCCTCAAGAACGAAGAAGTGGGCATCGGATTCAACGCAGCAACTGGCGACTATGTAAACATGGTCGAAGCCGGTATCGTTGACCCAACAAAAGTAACACGCTCCGCACTTCAGAACGCAGCATCCGTAGCAGCAATGTTCCTGACTACTGAAGCTGTAGTCGCAGACCTTCCAGAAGAAGAAGGCGCTGGCGGCGGCGGAATGCCTGACATGGGCGGAATGGGCGGAATGGGCGGAATGATGTAA
- a CDS encoding redox-sensing transcriptional repressor Rex → MDNFDQTKIPQATAKRLPLYYRFLESLQASGKHRVSSSELSEAVKVDSATIRRDFSYFGALGKKGYGYNVHYLLSFFRKTLDQDEVTRVTLIGVGNLGTAFLNYNFTKSNNTLIDMAFDVDEDKVGQKIGDVPIYHLNDFKEKIDSSVEVAILTVPSHVAQGIADDIVDAGIKGILNFTPARLSVPEDVRVHHIDLSVELQSLIYFLKHYPM, encoded by the coding sequence ATGGATAACTTTGATCAGACTAAAATTCCGCAGGCGACCGCAAAGCGCCTGCCGTTATACTACCGGTTTCTGGAGAGCCTGCAGGCGTCGGGGAAACACAGAGTGTCCTCATCGGAACTGAGTGAGGCGGTAAAAGTGGATTCGGCGACGATCCGCCGTGATTTTTCCTATTTCGGCGCACTCGGGAAAAAAGGCTACGGCTACAATGTGCACTATCTGCTGTCCTTTTTCCGTAAGACGCTGGATCAGGATGAAGTGACGCGTGTGACGCTGATCGGGGTCGGTAACCTCGGAACGGCGTTCCTAAACTATAACTTTACGAAAAGCAATAATACATTGATTGATATGGCGTTTGATGTGGACGAGGATAAAGTCGGCCAGAAAATCGGCGACGTTCCGATCTACCATCTGAACGATTTTAAAGAGAAGATTGATTCGAGCGTGGAGGTGGCGATTCTGACGGTGCCGTCCCATGTGGCCCAGGGGATTGCCGACGATATCGTCGATGCGGGAATCAAAGGGATTCTGAACTTTACCCCGGCCCGTCTGAGCGTGCCGGAGGATGTGCGGGTACACCACATTGACCTGAGCGTGGAACTCCAGTCCCTCATCTACTTTTTGAAGCATTATCCGATGTAA
- a CDS encoding VOC family protein: MIGVEFNMVVKDSLKALNLYEKIFEVERMEVSDLPPGENEAVFKIYGVQFHMLDENPDFHLIAPTPDAPKTSWVNVTVPDINETYGKAMEAGCTEIQPVTELPDYGVSNAIFTDSFGYVWMLHQVHKEVSHQERIRLWEEKKETDSKP; encoded by the coding sequence ATGATCGGTGTAGAATTTAACATGGTCGTAAAAGACAGTCTGAAAGCCCTGAATCTGTACGAAAAGATCTTTGAAGTCGAACGCATGGAGGTGTCGGATTTACCTCCCGGAGAAAATGAAGCCGTCTTCAAAATATACGGCGTCCAGTTTCACATGCTCGACGAAAACCCGGACTTCCACCTGATCGCCCCAACCCCCGACGCCCCGAAAACAAGCTGGGTGAACGTGACCGTCCCTGACATCAACGAAACATACGGCAAAGCAATGGAGGCAGGCTGCACAGAAATCCAGCCCGTAACAGAACTGCCTGACTATGGCGTCTCAAACGCCATCTTCACAGACTCCTTCGGCTACGTCTGGATGCTCCATCAGGTACATAAAGAAGTCAGCCACCAAGAACGCATCCGGCTCTGGGAGGAAAAAAAGGAAACCGACAGCAAGCCGTAA
- the groES gene encoding co-chaperone GroES: MLKPLGDRIVIELVEQEEKTASGIVLPDSAKEKPQEGKVVAVGAGRVTDQGERIALEVAEGDSVIFSKYSGTEVKYGGKEYLVLRESDVLAVIN; encoded by the coding sequence TTGTTAAAACCATTAGGTGATCGTATTGTGATTGAACTGGTAGAGCAGGAAGAAAAAACGGCCAGCGGAATCGTACTACCTGATTCAGCGAAAGAGAAGCCGCAGGAAGGGAAAGTTGTTGCTGTCGGTGCAGGCCGCGTAACCGATCAGGGCGAGCGCATCGCACTTGAAGTAGCAGAAGGCGACAGCGTCATCTTCTCAAAGTATTCCGGTACAGAAGTGAAGTACGGCGGCAAAGAATATCTTGTCCTTCGTGAAAGCGACGTACTGGCTGTCATCAACTAA
- a CDS encoding class I SAM-dependent methyltransferase, whose protein sequence is MKQNRYDDLDFFDAYSRMNRSVKGLAGAGEWPVFKACLPDLENKSVLDLGCGYGWHCLYAHEQGAEQVTGVDLSENMLSEAREKAAGTGIRFERASIEDYAYRANAFDVVMSSLAFHYVRDFQAACRNVHSSLKPGGSFVFSVEHPMFTCREEQEWHRDETGSRLHWPVDRYQDEGERRTSFLAEGVMKYHRTFSTYMETLLDAGFAIKAVKEPGVTEQMLEENPDLKDEGRRPMFLIIAAEKVI, encoded by the coding sequence ATGAAGCAGAACAGATACGATGACCTGGACTTTTTTGACGCATACAGCCGGATGAACCGGTCCGTTAAAGGGCTCGCCGGGGCGGGGGAATGGCCGGTTTTCAAGGCATGCCTGCCGGATCTTGAAAACAAATCGGTTCTCGATCTCGGATGCGGATACGGCTGGCACTGTCTGTACGCCCACGAACAGGGGGCCGAGCAAGTGACCGGCGTCGATCTCTCGGAAAACATGCTCAGCGAAGCACGGGAAAAAGCAGCCGGCACAGGGATCAGGTTTGAGCGCGCGTCGATCGAAGACTACGCGTACAGGGCAAACGCCTTTGACGTCGTGATGAGCTCCCTGGCCTTTCATTACGTCCGTGATTTTCAGGCAGCGTGCCGCAACGTACACAGCAGTCTGAAGCCGGGCGGGTCGTTTGTTTTTTCCGTGGAGCATCCGATGTTTACGTGCCGCGAAGAACAGGAGTGGCACCGCGATGAAACCGGCAGCCGTCTTCACTGGCCGGTGGATCGTTATCAGGACGAGGGAGAGCGGAGGACGTCTTTTCTTGCCGAAGGCGTAATGAAATATCACAGAACCTTCTCCACTTACATGGAAACCCTTCTTGATGCCGGCTTTGCCATAAAGGCGGTGAAGGAGCCCGGGGTGACAGAGCAGATGCTCGAGGAGAATCCTGATTTGAAAGACGAAGGAAGGAGGCCGATGTTTCTGATTATCGCGGCAGAAAAGGTAATCTGA
- a CDS encoding lytic transglycosylase domain-containing protein, which yields MKKGTKKRGPARKKGFFSRKRAPKRKRKTSQGPLYLIRQYTFTGIAVKLSLAMAAALILIFVLFSGMFEREPEEPGEWGGKISAAGERDIPDEFLPIYHAAEEEYSVPWNLLAAVHRVETIFSSMDPLLSPVGAEGHMQFMPCTWTGWSHPSCDGLGEGEIPEDVKTDPDEISRFGGYGVDASGSGEADPYDIEDAVFAAANFLASNGAADGDYERAVFAYNRAGWYVDDVLDYAERYVEGYLER from the coding sequence ATGAAAAAAGGAACGAAAAAACGGGGGCCGGCCCGGAAAAAGGGCTTTTTCAGCAGGAAGAGAGCACCTAAAAGAAAACGGAAAACGAGCCAGGGCCCGTTGTACCTGATCCGTCAGTACACCTTTACCGGCATTGCTGTCAAGCTGTCTCTCGCCATGGCAGCTGCCCTTATCCTTATTTTCGTCCTGTTTTCCGGCATGTTCGAACGAGAACCGGAGGAGCCCGGCGAGTGGGGCGGGAAGATTTCCGCTGCCGGCGAGCGTGACATTCCCGATGAGTTTCTGCCTATCTATCATGCGGCAGAGGAAGAGTACAGCGTACCGTGGAACCTGCTCGCCGCCGTACACCGGGTAGAGACCATTTTCTCCTCAATGGATCCGCTCTTGTCCCCGGTCGGGGCCGAGGGGCACATGCAGTTCATGCCGTGCACCTGGACCGGCTGGAGCCACCCGAGCTGTGACGGACTCGGGGAAGGGGAGATCCCTGAAGACGTGAAAACTGACCCGGATGAGATCAGCCGATTCGGCGGCTACGGCGTGGATGCGAGCGGGTCAGGCGAAGCAGACCCGTATGATATAGAAGATGCCGTATTCGCTGCAGCCAACTTCCTGGCATCCAACGGAGCAGCCGATGGAGACTACGAGCGTGCGGTGTTTGCCTACAACCGGGCCGGCTGGTACGTGGACGACGTGCTCGACTACGCCGAGCGGTATGTGGAGGGGTATCTGGAGCGGTAG
- a CDS encoding PepSY domain-containing protein: MFKRYLQYLPRQISAEQAIDIATSEVPGQVVDVELDTENGLLVWVIDIITPQGVKYEVDVGANTGNIFWQRSIVLPLGNWSSYQGETIFH; encoded by the coding sequence ATGTTTAAACGATACCTCCAGTACCTTCCGAGACAGATTTCAGCCGAGCAGGCCATCGACATTGCCACTTCAGAGGTCCCGGGACAGGTAGTGGACGTGGAGCTTGATACGGAAAATGGGCTTCTTGTCTGGGTAATCGACATTATTACACCCCAGGGAGTCAAGTACGAAGTGGACGTGGGCGCCAACACGGGAAACATCTTCTGGCAGCGTTCAATAGTTTTGCCCCTGGGAAACTGGAGTTCATATCAAGGTGAAACTATTTTTCATTGA
- a CDS encoding YdiK family protein → MRGSPMFWALLYFGLATMFLVLATQTNARSDGWDFLTILLMAVAAIDYVIAFRFLGVARKAKKDKK, encoded by the coding sequence ATGCGTGGATCACCGATGTTCTGGGCGCTTCTGTATTTTGGGCTAGCGACGATGTTTCTTGTGCTGGCGACGCAGACGAATGCCCGCAGTGACGGCTGGGATTTTCTGACGATTCTCCTGATGGCTGTTGCGGCGATTGATTATGTGATTGCTTTTCGCTTTTTGGGTGTGGCGCGGAAGGCGAAGAAGGATAAGAAGTAG
- a CDS encoding DUF2243 domain-containing protein: MISRVASFLTGIFVMDFWFHQGQVHAFGFTADTFWERIGALALAGVVTLAVFWASWVFFTRSFFNGVIFAAGFFASVDMVIVHWLFGLHRITYGAEAIYIEVFLLILGIVMVVFALRNEQGGTHNEAV; the protein is encoded by the coding sequence ATGATCAGCCGGGTGGCGAGTTTTCTGACGGGGATTTTTGTGATGGATTTCTGGTTTCACCAGGGGCAGGTGCATGCGTTCGGCTTTACGGCGGACACATTCTGGGAGCGGATCGGGGCGCTTGCGTTGGCAGGTGTGGTCACGCTTGCCGTGTTCTGGGCTAGCTGGGTGTTCTTTACCCGGTCGTTTTTCAACGGGGTGATTTTTGCGGCGGGCTTTTTTGCGAGCGTGGATATGGTGATCGTTCACTGGCTGTTCGGCCTGCACCGGATTACATATGGCGCCGAGGCGATTTATATTGAAGTATTTCTTCTGATTCTGGGAATTGTGATGGTTGTGTTTGCACTGCGAAATGAACAGGGAGGGACGCATAATGAAGCAGTATAA
- a CDS encoding S41 family peptidase has translation MKSTIAFTTVLFLLAGCAASDTASNDPIETSVLLEEIRENNRSSEKKEDGGGLSDLLYDYSETEEPEAELEEFQSLSITSETERDYTRAAMIENVSLLHTTLKNMYPLYEFQGGDQAFESARDHIGSELQELGEEEELTERTFTNLLAGHYDFINDKHFVINGNSMSSRDYRLYRSEDYAFFKDENREFRKMTDEDSRLRAVNGDREVEAYLLPGLSEDGEIVYYPGVFTEGHTDVNWALDVENSEGAARLTAAIRRETLEIQDAGRDFELAEKDGVPWLQLRSMTVLKSDPHDHHDVVNSAKELREAPYFVLDLRSNIGGQRMTIDKWLEAFFGRAVSLDGKTVQLFSAPGSIFVEDLLDLYGAEVEMDPFNEGFEEEILAFGGYEYPMEPFFEIEQNEFPSMEKPDTEIYILMDNHTASAAELLALILKKAGNTTLIGVQSAGAVSSGDALPFKLPNTHIPFEVPVTFTYSPELMAMEGKGIQPDLWVSPDAAEQRVLQLLKKHSTSDNH, from the coding sequence ATGAAAAGCACTATAGCATTTACAACTGTTCTTTTCCTTTTGGCAGGCTGTGCGGCAAGTGATACAGCCAGTAATGATCCCATTGAGACATCCGTATTACTTGAGGAAATCCGGGAAAACAACCGTTCTTCTGAAAAAAAGGAGGATGGTGGGGGCCTTTCTGACCTGCTTTATGATTATTCTGAGACTGAGGAACCGGAGGCTGAGCTTGAGGAATTTCAATCACTTAGTATCACCAGTGAGACAGAAAGGGATTACACCAGAGCGGCAATGATAGAAAATGTGTCACTTCTCCACACCACGCTGAAAAACATGTATCCCTTGTACGAGTTCCAGGGAGGCGATCAGGCCTTTGAATCTGCGAGAGATCATATAGGCAGTGAACTCCAGGAACTCGGTGAGGAAGAAGAACTGACTGAGCGTACTTTTACGAACCTGCTTGCCGGGCATTACGATTTTATAAATGATAAGCACTTCGTTATCAATGGAAACAGTATGAGCAGCAGGGATTACCGGTTATACAGGTCAGAAGATTATGCATTTTTTAAGGACGAAAACAGAGAGTTCCGGAAGATGACAGACGAGGATTCACGTCTGAGAGCAGTTAATGGGGATCGGGAGGTGGAAGCTTATTTGCTGCCGGGTCTAAGCGAGGATGGTGAAATCGTCTATTATCCCGGTGTTTTCACTGAAGGGCATACTGACGTAAACTGGGCACTGGATGTGGAAAACTCAGAAGGGGCGGCCCGGTTAACCGCAGCAATCCGACGTGAAACGCTTGAAATTCAAGATGCGGGAAGAGACTTTGAGCTTGCGGAGAAAGACGGTGTTCCGTGGCTTCAGTTGAGAAGCATGACTGTTCTAAAAAGTGATCCCCACGATCATCATGATGTTGTGAACAGTGCAAAGGAGCTCCGGGAAGCACCATACTTTGTTTTGGATTTAAGAAGCAATATTGGAGGCCAAAGGATGACCATCGATAAATGGCTGGAAGCATTTTTCGGAAGAGCGGTTTCTTTAGATGGGAAAACAGTGCAGTTGTTTTCGGCTCCCGGTAGTATTTTTGTGGAGGATCTGCTTGATCTGTACGGAGCAGAAGTGGAGATGGACCCGTTTAATGAGGGATTCGAAGAAGAGATCCTGGCGTTCGGCGGGTATGAGTACCCAATGGAACCGTTTTTTGAAATTGAGCAAAATGAGTTTCCCTCAATGGAAAAACCGGATACTGAAATATATATTTTAATGGATAACCATACTGCTTCCGCTGCAGAACTGTTAGCACTTATTCTTAAAAAAGCAGGGAACACCACCCTCATCGGAGTTCAGAGCGCAGGAGCAGTGAGCAGCGGAGATGCCCTTCCCTTCAAACTGCCGAACACCCATATCCCTTTTGAGGTCCCGGTCACTTTTACTTACAGTCCCGAGCTGATGGCAATGGAAGGCAAAGGAATTCAGCCTGATCTCTGGGTAAGCCCTGACGCTGCTGAACAGCGGGTGCTTCAATTGTTAAAAAAGCATAGCACCTCGGATAATCACTAA